From the Solirubrobacterales bacterium genome, the window ACCGGGAGCGGGCAGGAACGCAGCGCGTTGACGGTAGCGGCGACCGCGTCGTCCATCGCGACGTCGTCCACCGTTCCGGTCAGCTCCCCGATGTCGGCACCGGCGCTGAAGGCCGGGCCACTGCCGCTGAGCACGATCGCCCCGACCTCCCGGCCGGCGATCACGGCGAGCGCGCCCCGTAGCTCACTCAGGAGTCGCCGCGAGAGCGCGTTCCGGCTCTGCGGGGCCTCAAGGGTGACGACGGCGATCTCGCCGCGGTACTCGATCGAGACCAGGCTCATGCCGGTTCACCCACCCGGGTTTCGCCGAGGTTGATCCAGCGATCAATCACCGGCGACCGGGCGAAGGCCAGCTCCTCCTCGAGCTGTTCGCAGGCGTCGAGCAGGAGCGCCTCTCCCCCGGCCGGCGCCACCAGCTGCAGCCCGACCGGCATTCCGGCGACGAGACCACAGGGCAGGGTCGCGGCCGTGGTCCGACCAACGTTGAACGGCACCGTGAAGGGAAACGCCCCCCAGAGAGCGCTGACCCGCTCGCCGTCCAGCTTGCGCGGGCGTCGACCGATCTCGAAGGCCGGTGCCGCCACGGTCGGGGTTGCGATCAGGTCGTACTCCTCGAACAGTCGGTCGATGCGTTCGCGGTAGCGATCGAGTTCCCGATGGCCGTCCTCGATCTGCGCCGGGGTAAGGTGGGCCGCTTCGCGCAGGGACTTGAACTCGTAGTCGCTGAGCTCGTCCCCACGGGTCTCGAGCAGATGGCCCCGCTCCCGCTTTTCCTCTTCCAGGACAAGCGGCCCGAAGGCCCGTTCCCAGCCTTCGATCGGCAGACTCGTGGCGGTGACTTCATGGCCGAGTCGCTGCAGGGCTTCGGCACCGGCCTCGACCACGAGCTCCACGTCCGGATCGACCGGGCGGCCTTCGGGACGGGCGGACCACGCGATTCGCAGACGGCCGCGATCCTCGGAGGGAAACCGGGTCCCGGCCAGAACCTCAAGCATGGTTCGGGCGTCGGCCACCCGCCAGGCCAGCGGGCCGGGACTGACGAACGGACTCATCCCCCGGAAGCCGCCCTCGTCCAGGCAGAGTCCCTGGGTCGGCTTGATCCCGAAAAGTCCGGTGAAGGCGGCCGGGATGCGGATCGAACCGCCACCGTCGGATCCGGCCGCAAGAATGGCGAGGCCGGCGGCGACCGAAGCGGCCGCGCCGCCACTGCTGCCGCCGGTGGTCCGGAACGGATTCCAGGGGTTGCGGGCTGCGTCCCGCAGCCGGTTCTCGGTGGTTGCGGACTGGCCGAACTCGGCCGTGTTGGTCTTGCCGGTGAAGACGGCCCCGGCCTCACGCAGGCGCCGGACCACCCCGGAGTCGTTCGGGGCGATGTCGTCCCGGTGGATCAGCGAGCCGACCGTGGTCGGCACACCCTTGACGTGAAAGGCGTCCTT encodes:
- a CDS encoding amidase encodes the protein MPELPPIYWPVADLLAAYRARELSPVEVTRDVLNRIERADPQLNAYLAVTAELALEQAEEAERRYRDGDSDGALLGVPVSIKDAFHVKGVPTTVGSLIHRDDIAPNDSGVVRRLREAGAVFTGKTNTAEFGQSATTENRLRDAARNPWNPFRTTGGSSGGAAASVAAGLAILAAGSDGGGSIRIPAAFTGLFGIKPTQGLCLDEGGFRGMSPFVSPGPLAWRVADARTMLEVLAGTRFPSEDRGRLRIAWSARPEGRPVDPDVELVVEAGAEALQRLGHEVTATSLPIEGWERAFGPLVLEEEKRERGHLLETRGDELSDYEFKSLREAAHLTPAQIEDGHRELDRYRERIDRLFEEYDLIATPTVAAPAFEIGRRPRKLDGERVSALWGAFPFTVPFNVGRTTAATLPCGLVAGMPVGLQLVAPAGGEALLLDACEQLEEELAFARSPVIDRWINLGETRVGEPA